In Leishmania panamensis strain MHOM/PA/94/PSC-1 chromosome 18 sequence, the following proteins share a genomic window:
- a CDS encoding hypothetical protein (TriTrypDB/GeneDB-style sysID: LpmP.18.0140) — MKRNLFCAPTGRSIRLCITFAAYGLYLAAAFSATAHPFRKDALGIMREKLGSVTPKQKRRFYILLDHLLRICLYAFLSAVFAGLTLGVMCANTFTLEIIAESGPKPDCKYAATLLPLRKQGHKTLSTLIISNMLCNVLIVQEFSDVFDVVEAIRTRGTITHVVDDSGSGIWKFIVSTLVIVLFAEILPMSICCSKYSLRVAAAGSIFVKVAMILTYPLSVSLGWFLDVVVGSEETGQLYDKKELRKLMVMHYERGGGDDARMPKSELNLLLAAMDFHERKVRDIMTPIEKATYVRNTDLITPDFVEMLWKSGRSRVPVESAPGVFESILVVKDLMTVNTSLELSPLTVAQVVKSKDRRFAMVCTVTSLPSMLKLFLEEQTHMAVVFEEDPHSVGAAIPAIVTDVDSMWRVEPSASRSFASTHTKIVGILTMEDVVEELLASEIYDEYDRYNAVEQEPLYATVDIPGNGRYPKTLHLPKEPKTPPRVNFYSYFTHPTESILLTDSQVWAVAYYLNRTVSCFYSWQPAYIKLLLEECKDLQLCSITPSQLSSTADLPSIMPPGQTPDIPSMISSQTSGVLGMSSRSEFFFKGGHTQFLNAASDQSHILYSRGIRSDRLLLVLGGCVELLVGSEGFRSKLQSFNYIGEGALTTPLFIPDFSAVVLTAARVYSIPKALFDKYYHYQSINRERSSNVCVLSPSLQSTLRPSVSRQAMTTMAGSECDSLLGHRTDGIQALQRQYGTTSKKTG, encoded by the coding sequence ATGAAGCGAAATCTGTTTTGTGCCCCGACCGGGCGGTCGATTCGCCTCTGCATCACATTCGCCGCGTACGGCCTTTATCTCGCTGCGGCGTTTAGTGCAACGGCACACCCATTCCGGAAGGACGCCTTGGGGATCATGAGAGAGAAACTGGGGAGCGTCACCCCAAAACAGAAGAGGCGTTTCTACATTCTCCTCGATCACTTGCTTCGAATTTGCTTGTACGCCTTCCTGTCTGCGGTCTTCGCTGGGCTGACGCTCGGCGTAATGTGCGCCAACACCTTTACCCTCGAGATTATCGCGGAGAGCGGGCCGAAGCCGGATTGCAAGTACGCAGcgacgttgctgccgctgcgcaaaCAAGGGCACAAGACGCTCTCCACTCTCATCATCTCCAACATGCTGTGCAACGTTCTCATTGTCCAGGAGTTCAGCGATGTCTTTGATGTTGTAGAGGCCATCCGTACGAGGGGCACGATCACCCACGTGGTCGACGATAGCGGCTCCGGTATTTGGAAGTTCATCGTGAGCACATTAGTCATTGTGCTGTTTGCTGAGATTTTGCCCATGTCCATCTGCTGCTCGAAGTACTCGCTGCGTGTCGCCGCGGCCGGCTCCATTTTTGTGAAGGTGGCGATGATCCTCACATATCCGCTGTCTGTTTCTCTGGGTTGGTTCCTCGACGTTgtggtgggcagcgaggagacAGGGCAGCTGTACGacaagaaggagctgcgcaagctgaTGGTGATGCACTACGAacgcggcggtggggatGACGCACGCATGCCTAAGTCAGAGTTGAATCTTTTGCTCGCAGCCATGGATTTCCACGAGCGCAAAGTGCGCGATATCATGACACCGATCGAGAAGGCAACGTACGTCCGCAACACGGACCTCATCACACCGGACTTTGTGGAGATGTTGTGGAAGTCGGGTCGCTCACGAGTGCCGGTCGAGTCAGCGCCTGGAGTGTTTGAgagcatcctcgtcgtcaaGGACTTGATGACGGTGAACACGTCCTTGGAACTTTCGCCGCTGACAGTGGCGCAGGTGGTCAAATCTAAGGACCGCCGGTTTGCGATGGTGTGCACCGTtacgtcgctgccgtcaaTGCTCAAACTCTTTCTGGAGGAACAGACGCACATGGCAGTCGTCTTCGAGGAGGATCCTCACAGCGTGGGCGCAGCGATCCCGGCGATTGTGACGGATGTTGACTCGATGTGGCGGGTGGAGCCTTCCGCGTCGCGCAGCTTTGCATCGACCCACACCAAAATTGTCGGCATTCTCACAATGGAGGACGttgtggaggagctgctagCGTCCGAGATCTACGACGAGTACGATCGCTATAACGCGGTGGAGCAAGAGCCGCTCTACGCTACTGTCGACATTCCCGGCAATGGCCGCTACCCCAAGACTCTTCACTTACCGAAAGAGCCCAAAACGCCGCCGCGCGTCAACTTCTACTCGTACTTTACCCACCCAACTGAGAGCATCCTGCTAACCGATTCCCAGGTGTGGGCAGTCGCGTACTACCTCAACCGCACGGTTTCTTGCTTCTACAGCTGGCAGCCGGCATACATCAAGTTGCTATTGGAGGAGTGCAAGGACCTGCAGCTGTGCTCCATCACTCCCAGTCAGCTTAGCAGCACAGCGGATTTGCCTTCGATCATGCCACCTGGCCAGACGCCCGACATCCCCAGCATGATTAGTTCGCAGACATCCGGCGTGCTGGGGATGTCGTCGCGGTCCGAGTTCTTCTTCAAAGGCGGGCACACTCAGTTTCTCAACGCGGCGAGCGACCAATCGCACATTTTGTACTCGCGCGGCATCCGCTCTGACCGCTTACTCCTCGTGCTGGGCGGTTGTGTGGAGCTGCTTGTCGGCTCTGAGGGCTTCCGCTCGAAGCTGCAGAGTTTTAACTACATCGGCGAGGGGGCCCTCACGACGCCGCTCTTTATCCCCGACTTCAGCGCCGTTGTGCTCACGGCGGCGCGTGTTTACAGCATCCCCAAGGCGCTTTTTGACAAGTACTACCATTATCAGTCCATCAACCGTGAACGTAGCAGCAATGTGTGCGTCCTTAGCCCGAGCTTACAGAGCACGCTGCGCCCCTCCGTGTCTCGTCAAGCTATGACCACCATGGCCGGCAGCGAGTGTGATAGTCTCCTTGGTCACCGCACGGATGGCATTCAagcgctgcagaggcagTACGGTACCACGAGCAAGAAGACGGGGTAG
- a CDS encoding hypothetical protein (TriTrypDB/GeneDB-style sysID: LpmP.18.0130) has translation MYCGLTIGLLGMETIYLEIIADAGQESDRSYARKILPVRMLGHQLLVTLLVGNMLTLVLTSQLVAAIVGGSELVNFILGTLLILIFGEILPMSFCSNQNNALWAGARSLPALKISLFVLWPISKPLGLILDWLVGHEAGQVYDRKELKKLICMHCEKFSAKSGIDMDQARMMLSVMDMNEVTADAAMTPMENVVMLEASTRLDTALERRLWMYGISRVPVYQESRDRVIGVLYVKDLISNTYLCHDSDMTVRDFVLQHPRDLLVVKADTLLQEMLYIFEQHHTQLLFVEPADKAAADEQGGSPRNLSQGAKGSQLSRAGFRTIDGKQASKHGSGHKRQGSKPTAPVHCMPKVINSMALLSNAAEPSGFIGLVTLEDVIEELIASEIYDEDEYSGDTKLLSDVEAFDGSVIEPPPTRLPRVNFYSYGVSSTSENQCLSEDQLWALAYYLTRAYVYFATWNVSHVKFLLQHVGDVVVHVGDSCGDGEEQSDSTSSPGVAAGILDLATVDPARVLYRAGIPSSVFTLVLSGGVEVIIGHERLRTELRSFSHLGEDALLSDAPFLPDYTAVVSRTSRLMRITQADVVMVERKLNEARARHHQTAVCLTPTLGEAVTTVVTVPPSSVPRKSLRKHMRSEAKRVAIE, from the coding sequence ATGTACTGTGGCCTTACAATTGGGCTGCTTGGGATGGAGACCATTTATCTGGAGATTATAGCCGATGCGGGGCAGGAATCTGACCGCAGCTACGCGCGCAAGATTTTGCCGGTACGCATGCTGGGGCACCAGCTTCTCGTGACTCTGCTCGTCGGCAACATGCTGACTCTGGTGCTGACCTCTCAGCTTGTCGCTGCCATTGTGGGTGGCAGCGAGCTCGTGAACTTCATCTTGGGCACACTGCTGATTCTAATCTTTGGTGAGATTCTCCCCATGAGTTTTTGCAGTAACCAAAACAATGCGCTGTGGGCCGGCGCAAGGAGTCTGCCAGCACTGAAGATTTCGCTTTTTGTGCTGTGGCCCATCTCAAAGCCGCTGGGGCTGATCCTGGACTGGCTGGTGGGGCACGAGGCGGGCCAGGTATACGACCGCAAGGAGTTGAAGAAGCTCATCTGCATGCATTGTGAGAAGTTCTCGGCCAAGTCGGGCATCGACATGGACCAGGCGCGCATGATGCTGAGTGTGATGGACATGAACGAGGTCACGGCAGATGCAGCCATGACACCAATGGAGAACGTCGTCATGCTAGAGGCGAGTACCCGGCTTGACACAGCGCTCGAGCGTCGCTTGTGGATGTACGGTATCTCACGCGTACCGGTGTATCAAGAATCTCGCGACAGAGTGATTGGCGTGCTCTACGTAAAGGACCTCATCAGCAACACTTACCTCTGCCATGACAGCGACATGACAGTGCGTGATTTCGTGCTGCAACACCCGCGTGACCTCCTGGTGGTGAAGGCGGACACGCTTCTGCAGGAGATGCTGTACATTttcgagcagcaccacacgCAGCTTCTCTTCGTGGAGCCAGCAGACAAAGCTGCTGCCGACGAGCAGGGTGGATCGCCGAGGAATTTGTCGCAGGGTGCGAAGGGTTCACAGCTGAGTCGTGCAGGGTTCAGGACTATCGACGGCAAACAGGCATCAAAGCACGGCTCAGGCCACAAGCGGCAAGGTAGCAAGCCTACCGCGCCTGTGCACTGCATGCCGAAGGTCATTAACTCGATGGCGCTCCTGTCGAACGCGGCGGAGCCGAGCGGCTTCATTGGGCTTGTGACACTGGAGGACGTCATTGAGGAGCTCATTGCGTCGGAGATTtacgacgaggacgagtaCTCGGGTGATACGAAGCTGCTGTCAGACGTAGAGGCCTTCGACGGGTCAGTGATTGAGCCCCCACCAACTCGATTGCCGCGGGTGAATTTCTACTCGTACGGCGTGTCCTCCACGTCAGAGAATCAGTGCCTCTCGGAGGATCAGCTATGGGCACTTGCTTACTACCTCACCCGGGCGTACGTGTACTTTGCAACGTGGAATGTCTCTCACGTCAAGTTCTTGCTGCAGCATGTTGgcgacgtggtggtgcatGTAGGCGACTCAtgcggtgatggtgaggaGCAAAGCGATAGCACATCTTCCCCAGGAGTTGCGGCTGGGATTCTGGACCTCGCCACGGTTGATCCAGCACGAGTGCTCTACAGAGCCGGGATTCCGAGCAGCGTCTTCACGCTGGTGCTAAGTGGCGGAGTCGAGGTGATTATCGGACACGAACGGCTACGAACGGAGTTGCGCTCCTTTTCCCACCTCGGCGAGGACGCCCTCCTCTCAGACGCTCCTTTTCTGCCGGACTACACGGCTGTAGTGTCACGCACTAGTCGTCTCATGCGGATCACACAGGCTGACGTGGTGATGGTGGAAAGGAAGCTGAACGAGGCCCGGGCACGGCATCATCAGACGGCGGTGTGTCTTACGCCAACCTTAGGGGAAGCGGTAACAACCGTAGTAACGGTGCCCCCGTCAAGTGTGCCACGCAAGAGCTTGCGGAAGCATATGAGAAGCGAAGCAAAGCGCGTGGCGATTGAGTAG